A genomic region of Pelodiscus sinensis isolate JC-2024 chromosome 1, ASM4963464v1, whole genome shotgun sequence contains the following coding sequences:
- the SLC5A7 gene encoding high affinity choline transporter 1 isoform X2: MSHPAVKNIGFTAAQEESWLGSIEPLDVYSWLDNFFLLMLGGIPWQAYFQRVLSSSSATYAQVLSFLAAFGCLVMALPAILIGAIGASTDWNRTMYGLPDPTDRKEADMILPIVLQYLCPVYISFFGLGAVSAAVMSSADSSILSASSMFARNIYQLSFRQNATDREIVWVMRITIFLFGASATAMALLAKSVYGLWYLSSDLVYIIIFPQLLCVLFIKGTNTYGAIAGYLFGLVLRITGGEPYLYLQPLIFYPGYYADKNNIYIQRFPFKTLAMLTSFFTNIAISYLAKYLFESGSLPPKLDFLDAVVARYSQENMDKTTLVKSDNIILNELAPVNPRHSLTLTSTFTNKEAFSDIDSSPELSSAEDNLVTNTK; encoded by the exons ATGTTGGGAGGCATCCCATGGCAAGCATATTTTCAACGAGTTCTTTCTTCTTCATCTGCCACATATGCTCAAGTATTAtcctttctggctgcttttggctGTCTTGTGATGGCCCTTCCTGCAATACTCATTGGCGCAATAGGAGCATCAACAG ATTGGAACAGGACTATGTATGGTTTACCAGACCCCACGGACAGAAAAGAAGCAGATATGATTTTACCAATTGtgcttcaatatctttgtccTGTCTATATTTCTTTCTTTGGCCTTGGTGCAGTATCTGCTGCTGTGATGTCATCAGCTGACTCTTCAATCTTGTCAGCAAGTTCCATGTTTGCTCGAAATATTTACCAACTTTCATTTCGACAAAAT gcCACAGACAGGGAAATAGTGTGGGTCATGCGAATCACTATTTTCCTCTTCGGAGCATCAGCCACAGCAATGGCACTCCTAGCTAAGTCAGTTTATGGACTCTGGTATCTCAGTTCTGATCTTGTTTACATCATCATCTTTCCTCAACTCTTATGTGTGTTGTTTATCAAAGGAACCAACACTTATGGTGCCATTGCAGGCTATTTGTTTGGTCTTGTTCTCAGAATTACTGGAGGAGAACCATATCTCTACCTACAGCCCTTGATCTTCTATCCTGGCTACTATGCAgataaaaataatatatacatCCAACGATTCCCATTTAAAACACTTGCTATGCTCACCTCCTTCTTTACTAATATTGCAATTTCCTACCTagcaaaatatttatttgaaagtGGTTCTTTGCCACCAAAATTAGACTTCCTTGACGCTGTTGTTGCAAGGTACAGTCAAGAAAACATGGATAAAACAACTCTTGTAAAAAGTGACAATATTATATTAAATGAGCTTGCACCTGTGAATCCTCGGCACAGTCTGACTTTGACCTCAACTTTCACAAATAAAGAAGCCTTCAGTGACATTGATTCAAGTCCAGAGCTATCCAGTGCTGAAGATAACTTAGTAACCAACACAAAATGA